The DNA region TCTTTCGGGAGATGAGAATTGGCCGTGACTTGCGAGAACAATAAGGAATTCAGTTAAGAGAACAATAAAGAACGACGAGGTCGAACCCAAGTAACGCGAGGGGATGTGGACGTTTATTGTTTTGACAAACGAACCCTGAGTTTGTGTCTTGCGTGACACCCTTCATTTCTCACGGGCCAGAAGATACGCGCTCGTGCATATTGTACACACACTTCTGTGCCCATGTTTCCGTGTAATACGATATACATGCACAGCCGGTATTTATAACACTCGAAAGACGAGCCTTAGACCTCGGATCTGTGCGTGCCTCGGCCATTTCCCGATAAACACAAAAAGCACTTTAAGTTACGACAGCAGGAACGACTCGAGTGGGACGCGGGGACTCATATATTCTTATATACGTGCCTCAATATATATTCATACAGTATCTCAGTAACGACAATGGGCTTGGTCTCTGCTCAGCTCACCGGCCCGTTGAATCTTACGAGGACCATTACTCCAGCGACACATCCAAGTATCTGTTGTGAATCATCACGGACACCTATACCCTAATAAATGGCTGGTTCTATAATAAACTACCGTTCGATTAAAAATAGCTTCCGCGGGTTAGAAATCAGAAGGGTCGGCGGTAATTAACATGGCCCTCTACTTCTGAGTCAGCCGACATGCATGATGACTCATCTTCGTCTACACCACATTAAAATTGTGACTCATTCTATAGCATTTATCAACCATATCACTTATACCTATCGCGTATCTATACACTCAGCCACAACATACTCATCAGCATGTCATCAACCAGCCAGACCACAAATGCACGTCTGTCCCGTCTCCCTCGTAAACCACCTCGCCCATTCATCTCTGCCCACCACCGTCCTCCTACTCGAAATCATACCTCGACCGACAACATATTCCGtgtcctcctcatctccagTGGGAGCGTCGCCAGTATTAAAATACCCAATATTGTGGAAGAACTCGTTAAAGTGACtttattttcctttttttctctgaTCATATCTGGTTCGAGTTTGATTGTCGATCGGTTTTACTGATCTGATATGGTGACAGGTGGGCAACATTGATATCCAAATCATAGCCACCAAAGCTTCAACACATTTCTACTCACAAGAAGACGTAGACAAATCTGTACAATCAGCATTAAATTTGTCGGACGAGGAAATGCAAGACGACGTAGGAGTGAGAATATGGACAGACGAAGACGAGTGGTCGGTAAGTCGCCCACACAACTTGACTCAATCTGTGATGTGAAGTTGGGCTTACGAATCGAGAGATGTAGGACTGGAAGAAAGTCGGAGACCCGATCCTACACATTGAAGTAAGCTCATGAAGCCATTCGCTGGGTTTTGGGGTTCATGTATCTAACACGGCCGTAATCACGTAGTTACGACGCTGGGCGGACATCGTCGTGGTAGCCCCATGTTCAGCCGACTTACTCGCCAAGATTTCGTGTGGATTATGTGATACCCTTGCCGTAAGTTATTGCCTTTGCCCGCCTTCCCCCTTCCCAGCCCCAGCTAAGCTAGCAATCTcacccccccccccccccccaaaAGTCATCTTTTCTCCGCGCcctatcatcatccacaccCGTAGTCATCTGCCCAGCAATGAACACTCACATGTATCAACACCGCTTGACCGCCAAACACCTTGCTGTCGTGCAAGATGAATTAGGATACCTTGTTTCTGGACCACAAGGGGCAGGAAGGCTTGCTtgtggtgatgatggtgagacatccttttccttgtcaCTCCCCCCATtaccttcctttccttgctAGCCACCCAACCACCCAGTTATTTCCAACACAGAAGCCACGCTGATCTCCATACCCCAATAACCCCAGGCCCAGGCAAAATGACAGACTGGCACGATATCGTCTCTCTTATCCAAGGATTCGCCACAATGCACCAAACCCAAGTCTCCCTCGCCTCATtaacctttccttctttatCTATGCCTTACCCTTCTGCATCTGCGTCTCCAAGTGATACTTTTA from Cryptococcus neoformans var. neoformans B-3501A chromosome 4, whole genome shotgun sequence includes:
- a CDS encoding hypothetical protein (Similar to gi|42571807|ref|NP_973994.1| halotolerance protein (HAL3B) [Arabidopsis thaliana], FASTA scores: opt: 459, E(): 1.1e-20, (43.655% identity (68.528% similar) in 197 aa overlap (43-239:13-188)); HMMPfam hit to Flavoprotein, Flavoprotein, score: 129.5, E(): 7.6e-36), which encodes MSSTSQTTNARLSRLPRKPPRPFISAHHRPPTRNHTSTDNIFRVLLISSGSVASIKIPNIVEELVKVGNIDIQIIATKASTHFYSQEDVDKSVQSALNLSDEEMQDDVGVRIWTDEDEWSDWKKVGDPILHIELRRWADIVVVAPCSADLLAKISCGLCDTLASSFLRALSSSTPVVICPAMNTHMYQHRLTAKHLAVVQDELGYLVSGPQGAGRLACGDDGPGKMTDWHDIVSLIQGFATMHQTQVSLASLTFPSLSMPYPSASASPSDTFIDTPSPPPASADTSTYNFPHRFPCGASSDLPQQREKEKGIGEHPTMVVPLPDPHPLSTEAALNGEKMPASVYAKNVDWEKLANDGGLWHRKWWLGV